The DNA segment GCCATCGCCCTGCGCGCCTCGATCGACGAGCGGGTCACGGACCTCGAACGCACCGCCACCGCGCTGAACACGGGCGGTCCGGCGGACCCCGAGCGCGTTCTGTCGGACCTGAGCAAGGCCTACCAGAAGTGGACCGGCACCACGGTGCTGGACCTGGAGAGCGGCAAGGTACTCGCCGCCCGAGGGGAGCGCATCCCGCTCGCCTGGCTGGACAAGGACGTCCTCACCGGTGACAAGGCACTCACCCCGCGCATGGTGCGTCTGGAGACCGGCGACGTGCGCCTGATGACGATGGCCGTTCTGGATGGGAAGGAGGGGGCGCAGCAACTGCTGATCGCCTCCAACAGCCTCTCCGTGCCCTCCATCAACCTGGGCCCGTTCCGCAGCATGGCCGTCGTCGCGCGGGGTGGCGAGGTCCTCGCCACCGCCGGCTTCGAGCAGTCCGAGGCACTCAACTCGGACGCGGAGCGCGAAAAACTCACCTTCCTGCAGAAGCAGATGTCCCGGCTGTCCGACCTGGCCGCCGAGGAGACCGAGCAGAACCCCGTCAGTGCCCGGGAGCCCGGTTCCCGCGGCTACCCCGGCGTCAGCGGAACCCTGCTGGGCGAGGACTACAACGGCCGCGTCGCCACCGCGGGATACGCCTCCCTCGCCGCTTCCGACCCGGAGGACGGGGAGAGCGTCGCCGCCGGCCTCGGCCTCACGGTCCTCGCCATGCTCCCCGTGGTCCAGCAGCAGACCGTCACCGAGGACAGTCGGCAGCTCTTCGGCCTGCTCGCGGCGGGCGCCCTGGTCCTGCTCGGACTGCTCGCGGTCGCCGTGCTGTGGATGACCGTGCAGCGTCCGCTGCTCGGACTGTTCCTGGAATCCCGCCGGCTCGCCCGCGGCGACCTGATCCGCCCTGTCACGGTGCCCCGCTGGGGCGAGGCCGCCCGCATCGGCTTCGCGCTGGAGCGCACCCGCCGCCAGCTCGGCGGCGTGAGCGCCCCGGACGGTGCCACCGATGCCCGCCCGGCCGGCAGGTTCCGGGGCGGTGCGCGCGGGCCGCTGGCGCTGACGGCGGTGCTCCTGCTGCTGTGGTGCGTCCCCGTCGGGTTCCTGCTCAACCGCACGGACGGGACCGTCAGCATCCCCGCCGTCATGGTCAACGACCAGCGCGACCGCACCGACCTGGTCGCCGACCGGGCCCGCCGGGCACTGAACGAGGCCCAGGCCGACCTCGTCTCCACCTCGCGCCTGATCGACACCGACGACCTCGCCGCCACCGAGCGCCTGCTGAAGGACGCCCTGCGCGAGCACACCCGCTACCAGGCGCTGTACGTCGTCCGTGAGGACGGCGACATCGTCGCCCGGGCCGGCGACGACCCCCACACGTGGAGCGCGAAGAAGGACCGGTCACTGGTCCGCGTCTCCGGCAAGGGCGAGAGGAAGCCCGTCGTCCAGACCGGGGCGCCCGTGCCGGAGCACGAGGGCATGACCCTCGTCGGCGAAGTGCGGGTGGAGTTCCTCAACTCGCTGCTCAAGCGGCCCGGCCTCGGCGAGGTCCGGATCGTGAACGCCGACGCGCGGACTCTCGCCGCCAGCGACGGCTTCCTCGCCTTCGAGGGGCTGCCGAGCGACGCGCTGCCCGACCTGGTGCGCGCCGCCAACGTGCAGGTGGGCGCGGGGCCCGTGGAGAACGGCCTGCTCATCCGCCACGGTGGCGCAGTAACCGTGGCCGCCGCGGCGCCGTTCACCGGCGGCGGCGTCGCCTCCGACCTCGGCTGGACCGTCGTGAGCTGGCAGAACGCTGGCCAGTTCGAGATCACCGCCTACGAACGCGAGGACCGCAGCGTGCTCGCCAGTCTGCTCGGCCTCGCCCTGATCGTCGTCTGCCTGGGCTGGATACACCTCGTCGTCGTTCGGCCCCTGCGGGCCCTCGCGGCCGACGCCGAGAAGCTCGCCGACGGCGACCTCAAGACCGTGCACTATCCCCGCTACCAGGACGAGGTCGGTGCCGTCGTCCGGAGCATCGAACTGATTCGCCAGCAGTTGCAGGCCCACCGGCAGGCCCAGGCGCGCCGGCCCGCCGAACCCCGGCCCAGCGCCGGAGGAAGGTGATCAAGCGTGCTCTACCTCTACTTCGTTCTGTTGATCGGCAGTCTGTTCCTGCTCGTCGCGGGCATCGTGGAGCAGCGTCGGCACTACGCCGCGCTGCACACCATCCCCTCGCGGGTGCTTGTCAACGGCATCCGCGGGAAGTCCTCCATCACCCGGCTCTGCGCGGGCGCGCTGCGGGGCGGTGACCTGATCACCGTCGCCAAGACGACCGGGACGGCGGCCCGCTTCATTCACCCCGACGCCACCGAGGAGCCGGTCTACCGCAAGTTCGGCATCGCCAACGTGGTGGAGCAGATCGGCATCGTCCGCCGGGCCGCCACCTACCGGCCCGACGCGCTCGTCATCGAGTGCATGGCCGTGATGCCTGCCCTCCAGGAGGTCAACCAGAGCAAACTGATCCGCTCCACCATCGGCGTGCTGTGCAACGTCCGCGAGGACCACCTCGCCGAGATGGGCCCCACCCTCGACGACGTGGCCCGCTCGCTGTGCCGCTCGATGCCCCACGACGGCATCTGCGTCACCGCAGAGAAGGAGCGCTTCGACATCCTCCAGGAGGAGGCGGACGCCCGGAACTGCCAGTTGGTGTACGCCGACCCGGAGATGGTCAGCGACGACGAGCTGCGCGGCTTCAGCTGGTTCACCTTCAAGGAGAACGTGGCGATCGCCCTGGTCGTCGCCGATCTGCTCGGCGTGGAGCGCGACGTCGCCCTCCAGGGCATGTACGACGCACCGCCGGACCCGGGCGTGCTCTCCGTGGAGCGCTATGTGGCCCCCGACGGCAACCGGCTCGCCTTCGCCAACGTCTTCGCGGCCAACGACCCCGAGTCGACGCTGATGAACATCAACCAGCTCCTCGACCTCGGTGCCATCCGCCGCCCCCTGAACGTGGTGATCAACTGTCGCCCCGACCGCGTGGAGCGCAACGGGCAGATGGGCGAGATCATCCCCGACCTCCAGCCCGACAACGTCTTCGTCATCGGGAACCCCTCCAAGAGCGCCATCGAGGCCATCCCCGCCGAGTGGCGGGACCGGGCGGTCGACCTGGGCGGCGAGAAGCGATCCGCCGAGGAGTTCATGCCGGCCGTGCTCGGCCGCATGTCCGACGGCTCCTGCCTGGTCGCCATCGGCAACATCCACGGCCAGGGCGAGGAACTGCTGGAGTACCTCGCCGAACTCCCCGCCGACGAGAGCGAAGCGGACGAGGAGACACCGCGCCCCGCCG comes from the Streptomyces finlayi genome and includes:
- the pgsB gene encoding poly-gamma-glutamate synthase PgsB, with the protein product MLYLYFVLLIGSLFLLVAGIVEQRRHYAALHTIPSRVLVNGIRGKSSITRLCAGALRGGDLITVAKTTGTAARFIHPDATEEPVYRKFGIANVVEQIGIVRRAATYRPDALVIECMAVMPALQEVNQSKLIRSTIGVLCNVREDHLAEMGPTLDDVARSLCRSMPHDGICVTAEKERFDILQEEADARNCQLVYADPEMVSDDELRGFSWFTFKENVAIALVVADLLGVERDVALQGMYDAPPDPGVLSVERYVAPDGNRLAFANVFAANDPESTLMNINQLLDLGAIRRPLNVVINCRPDRVERNGQMGEIIPDLQPDNVFVIGNPSKSAIEAIPAEWRDRAVDLGGEKRSAEEFMPAVLGRMSDGSCLVAIGNIHGQGEELLEYLAELPADESEADEETPRPAAAIPAQAPRLDPFASYPPAYEERYQASRTQEIPLVRIPAQPARQQHEPHGSTHGRIGTNPSGRTPTRRGSSRTNPPSKPGRPTTSRTTT
- a CDS encoding cache domain-containing protein, producing MPLLGGIRPPIALLCVLILALAGLTAKVLGPGTEPVVPKAVLSSQQYFAQDGAIALRASIDERVTDLERTATALNTGGPADPERVLSDLSKAYQKWTGTTVLDLESGKVLAARGERIPLAWLDKDVLTGDKALTPRMVRLETGDVRLMTMAVLDGKEGAQQLLIASNSLSVPSINLGPFRSMAVVARGGEVLATAGFEQSEALNSDAEREKLTFLQKQMSRLSDLAAEETEQNPVSAREPGSRGYPGVSGTLLGEDYNGRVATAGYASLAASDPEDGESVAAGLGLTVLAMLPVVQQQTVTEDSRQLFGLLAAGALVLLGLLAVAVLWMTVQRPLLGLFLESRRLARGDLIRPVTVPRWGEAARIGFALERTRRQLGGVSAPDGATDARPAGRFRGGARGPLALTAVLLLLWCVPVGFLLNRTDGTVSIPAVMVNDQRDRTDLVADRARRALNEAQADLVSTSRLIDTDDLAATERLLKDALREHTRYQALYVVREDGDIVARAGDDPHTWSAKKDRSLVRVSGKGERKPVVQTGAPVPEHEGMTLVGEVRVEFLNSLLKRPGLGEVRIVNADARTLAASDGFLAFEGLPSDALPDLVRAANVQVGAGPVENGLLIRHGGAVTVAAAAPFTGGGVASDLGWTVVSWQNAGQFEITAYEREDRSVLASLLGLALIVVCLGWIHLVVVRPLRALAADAEKLADGDLKTVHYPRYQDEVGAVVRSIELIRQQLQAHRQAQARRPAEPRPSAGGR